One Limisphaera ngatamarikiensis genomic region harbors:
- the dnaB gene encoding replicative DNA helicase → MSEPGTVGADLKKPRAGRRGSAPALPSADRLPPHSLEAERGVLGCILLSPNPCMGESLELLKGQPEVFYDPRHQIIYRTLIEMFEQREPIDLITLQQRLKDAPPWDDGRHGTPVNRLEMAGGLAYLASLPDAVPSAANLAYYANIVYEKYLLRRLIQTCTGVIGRVFEYEGNVEELLDEVERDILRISEERVEGGTIPIRDLVREAISTIEKLYTQKGMLSGLPTGFPDLDRLTTGLHGGEMIVIAARPSVGKTSLAMNIAEHVAVDLRLPVAVFSLEMTAASLAMRLLCSRARVNLRNLREGFLAERDFPKLTTAAGKLAGAPLYIDDTSGLSILQLRARARRMAQQHGIRLFVIDYLQLLHSTSRRAENRQQEIADISNGVKALAKELNVPVIVLSQLNRDVEKRGAGEAPRLSDLRESGAIEQDADVVALLYRDTKGREEDDPARDFDQEAIPVKLYIAKQRNGPTGEIDLVFLRPYTRFESVAKVEAEDLPPAP, encoded by the coding sequence ATGAGTGAACCGGGCACAGTGGGAGCGGATTTGAAGAAGCCGCGGGCGGGTCGGCGCGGGTCTGCGCCGGCGTTGCCATCTGCGGACCGGCTTCCGCCGCATTCTCTGGAGGCGGAGCGCGGGGTGTTGGGTTGCATCTTGTTGTCGCCCAATCCCTGCATGGGCGAGAGCCTGGAGTTGCTGAAGGGGCAGCCGGAGGTCTTTTACGATCCGCGCCACCAGATCATCTACCGTACGTTGATCGAGATGTTCGAGCAGCGTGAGCCGATTGACCTGATCACGCTGCAGCAACGGTTGAAGGATGCGCCTCCGTGGGATGACGGTCGGCACGGCACGCCGGTCAACCGGCTGGAAATGGCCGGCGGGCTGGCCTACCTGGCGTCCCTGCCCGACGCGGTGCCCTCGGCGGCCAACCTCGCCTACTACGCCAACATTGTTTACGAGAAGTACCTGTTGCGCCGGCTCATCCAGACGTGCACGGGGGTGATCGGCCGCGTGTTCGAGTACGAGGGCAACGTGGAGGAGCTGCTCGACGAGGTGGAGCGCGACATCCTGCGCATCAGCGAGGAGCGGGTGGAGGGTGGAACGATCCCGATCCGCGATCTGGTGCGGGAGGCCATCAGCACCATCGAGAAGCTGTACACGCAGAAGGGGATGTTGAGCGGGCTGCCGACCGGGTTTCCGGACCTGGACCGGCTGACGACAGGGTTGCACGGCGGGGAAATGATCGTGATTGCGGCGCGGCCCAGCGTGGGCAAGACCTCGCTGGCGATGAACATTGCCGAGCATGTGGCCGTGGACCTGCGCCTGCCGGTGGCGGTGTTCAGCCTGGAAATGACCGCCGCATCGCTTGCGATGCGGTTGTTGTGTTCGCGGGCGCGGGTGAACCTGCGGAATTTGCGGGAGGGTTTTCTGGCGGAGCGGGATTTTCCGAAGCTGACGACGGCGGCGGGGAAACTGGCGGGGGCACCACTGTACATTGACGACACCTCGGGCCTTTCGATCCTGCAGTTGCGTGCCCGGGCGCGCCGGATGGCGCAGCAACACGGCATCCGGCTGTTCGTGATCGACTACCTGCAACTGCTGCATTCGACGTCGCGCCGGGCGGAGAACCGCCAGCAGGAGATTGCCGACATTTCCAACGGCGTCAAAGCGCTGGCCAAGGAACTCAACGTGCCGGTCATCGTGCTGAGCCAGTTGAACCGGGACGTGGAAAAGCGCGGGGCCGGCGAGGCGCCGCGTTTGTCGGATTTGCGTGAATCGGGGGCGATTGAACAGGATGCCGACGTGGTGGCCCTGCTGTACCGCGACACGAAGGGTCGTGAGGAGGACGATCCGGCCCGCGATTTCGACCAGGAGGCCATCCCGGTGAAGCTTTACATCGCCAAACAACGAAACGGTCCCACCGGAGAAATCGATCTCGTGTTCCTGCGTCCGTACACACGGTTCGAGAGCGTGGCCAAGGTGGAGGCCGAGGATCTGCCCCCTGCACCCTGA
- a CDS encoding transposase, with the protein MPPPLPLPKAPEQQPLQHLVVRPITRAERPRWNAELGAHPCLQNATVVGEYLCHGAESQGRWLALPGWGAPARHLRWRDGVEVTEQYAGIRHTVAGSDFTFPLAVARWKKDDEMFWCYAFVAHDPRRTDAGAVMARHRLKGVKEQLFKEVLRGLDLHPPPCASLVANRMFYAIAALAYNLMKAVQLLCLPDECQGWTVPTLLKQMVRLPATVVRHARRLVARVEVAVSWLDWWHQWQARWWRAVAVEAAVPSG; encoded by the coding sequence ATGCCGCCACCGCTGCCACTGCCCAAGGCCCCCGAACAACAGCCGCTCCAGCACCTGGTCGTGCGCCCCATCACCCGGGCCGAACGCCCCCGCTGGAACGCCGAGCTCGGCGCCCATCCCTGCCTCCAGAACGCCACCGTGGTCGGTGAGTACCTCTGCCACGGGGCCGAATCTCAGGGCCGTTGGTTGGCGTTGCCGGGCTGGGGTGCCCCGGCCCGGCACTTGCGCTGGCGCGACGGGGTGGAAGTGACCGAGCAGTACGCCGGCATCCGGCACACCGTGGCCGGCAGCGACTTCACTTTCCCGCTGGCGGTGGCGCGGTGGAAGAAGGACGACGAGATGTTCTGGTGTTACGCCTTTGTGGCGCACGACCCGCGCCGGACCGACGCGGGGGCGGTGATGGCGCGGCATCGGTTGAAAGGCGTCAAGGAACAACTCTTCAAGGAAGTGCTGCGGGGGCTGGACCTGCACCCTCCGCCCTGCGCCAGCCTGGTGGCCAACCGGATGTTCTACGCGATTGCGGCGCTGGCCTACAACCTGATGAAAGCCGTGCAGCTGCTTTGCCTGCCCGACGAGTGCCAGGGCTGGACCGTGCCCACGCTGCTCAAACAGATGGTACGACTGCCGGCCACAGTGGTGCGGCACGCGCGGCGGCTGGTGGCGCGGGTGGAAGTGGCGGTCAGCTGGCTGGACTGGTGGCACCAGTGGCAAGCGCGCTGGTGGCGGGCCGTGGCGGTGGAAGCGGCGGTGCCCTCCGGCTAA